In Treponema sp. OMZ 798, the following proteins share a genomic window:
- a CDS encoding DUF4097 domain-containing protein, with product MQRLKCRLFLGLCFFSLFYGSALFSQDIENLTKVQKRVVNIEAAVSEVDVFISSYDGDTIAYRTELKSGTKLSIVEHKKKLRFTEIRPASGKLFIYVPKDFLLESCRVLASHSSIKIEGIKAVHFSASGNFNKAEITGSRLKNSLIALSNGSLTFNNGIVSAADFCLNFSKAKIEIAEEKEHCNLFVTQQKCEKFIYAGEAYTDRLLALSPPKPKKFISMSASFSDIDLGFSAPLKEPREKFDKYGVSEFGPKLSPNLVDNEANFLPKTSTSLP from the coding sequence ATGCAAAGGTTGAAGTGTAGACTTTTTTTGGGTTTATGTTTTTTTTCTCTTTTTTACGGCTCTGCCCTTTTTTCTCAAGATATTGAGAATTTAACGAAGGTTCAAAAGAGGGTTGTAAATATAGAAGCCGCCGTTTCTGAGGTGGATGTTTTTATAAGCAGCTATGACGGCGACACAATAGCCTATCGAACGGAGCTCAAATCGGGCACAAAACTTTCGATAGTTGAGCATAAAAAAAAGTTGAGGTTTACAGAGATAAGGCCGGCAAGCGGAAAGCTCTTTATCTATGTTCCGAAAGATTTTTTACTCGAATCGTGCAGAGTTTTAGCATCTCATTCTTCCATAAAGATAGAAGGCATAAAGGCCGTCCATTTTTCGGCTTCGGGGAATTTTAACAAGGCTGAAATTACCGGCTCCCGCTTAAAAAACAGCCTGATTGCACTTTCAAACGGCAGCCTCACATTTAATAACGGCATTGTAAGTGCGGCCGATTTTTGCTTAAACTTTTCAAAGGCAAAAATTGAGATAGCCGAAGAAAAAGAACACTGCAACCTCTTTGTAACCCAACAAAAGTGCGAAAAGTTCATCTATGCAGGGGAAGCATATACCGATAGGCTCTTAGCTCTCTCTCCTCCAAAACCTAAAAAATTTATCTCGATGAGCGCCTCTTTTTCGGACATAGACTTGGGCTTTTCGGCACCCTTAAAAGAGCCGAGAGAAAAATTCGATAAATACGGAGTCAGCGAGTTCGGTCCCAAACTTTCTCCCAATTTGGTAGATAACGAGGCAAATTTTTTACCCAAAACGAGCACAAGTTTACCCTGA
- a CDS encoding YggS family pyridoxal phosphate-dependent enzyme — MKDDIKINLEEVHRRMEAACKACGRDPKEVRLLMATKTVTPERILKAFEYGELLIGENKVQELCEKYEALSSVRHETHFIGHLQTNKIKDVIKYADCIESVDRLDLAEKLSKRLEAEGKSIDILIQVNTSEEESKFGCKPEEALDLTEKIAKLPCLNIKGLMTIGLFSDDMDKVRLCFKLLQKIRKEITEKKIPNVSMEAVSMGMTGDLEIAIEEGSTLIRVGTAIFGKRNYPDSYYWNENAKVEV, encoded by the coding sequence ATGAAAGACGATATTAAAATAAATTTAGAAGAAGTCCATAGACGGATGGAAGCCGCTTGTAAGGCTTGCGGGAGGGACCCTAAAGAGGTGAGACTTCTTATGGCCACAAAGACAGTTACACCAGAACGCATTTTAAAGGCCTTTGAATACGGAGAACTTTTAATCGGAGAAAACAAGGTTCAGGAACTTTGCGAAAAATACGAGGCTCTTTCATCGGTAAGGCATGAAACCCATTTTATAGGCCACCTTCAAACCAATAAGATAAAAGATGTTATAAAATATGCCGACTGCATCGAGTCTGTAGACAGGCTTGACCTGGCCGAAAAGTTGAGTAAGAGACTTGAGGCTGAAGGAAAAAGCATAGATATTCTTATTCAGGTAAACACCTCCGAAGAAGAAAGTAAATTCGGGTGTAAGCCTGAAGAAGCGCTCGATCTTACCGAAAAAATTGCAAAACTTCCCTGCTTAAACATAAAAGGCCTTATGACAATAGGTCTTTTTTCCGATGATATGGATAAGGTAAGGCTTTGTTTTAAACTCCTGCAAAAAATCCGCAAGGAGATTACCGAAAAGAAGATTCCGAATGTTTCCATGGAGGCAGTTTCTATGGGCATGACCGGAGATCTTGAAATTGCCATCGAAGAAGGTTCGACCCTGATAAGGGTAGGCACTGCAATTTTCGGTAAAAGAAACTATCCCGATTCCTATTATTGGAACGAAAATGCAAAGGTTGAAGTGTAG
- a CDS encoding sigma 54-interacting transcriptional regulator, with product MNKAIPVLNKTNPISAEQVLELILEALRELVNYELAVVMRFEDNNILKVRKALGPLSSKLLEDFTINLNSRKDIAKILSEKKAYLFDEASPHVDTYDEIMELPENHSCLVAPLYIGDNAIGMMTLDHRMCSQFTPEIVRFVSTISKLISVALVQTDASQSLIQKTESLLLERNVLLRSSTNVFKDMVGTSRAWTTVLDSIKLVAASDVPVLISGETGTGKEQAARTIHRLSNRAEKPFVPVNCSALVQSLAESEIFGHEKGAFSGAAALRKGRFELADGGTLFLDEVGDLPFDLQPKLLRVLQDGKFERVGGEKPVSVDVRIIAATNVDLAEAVAMGRFREDLLYRLDVFPLRLPPLREREDDIALLAEHFISDIRKRIGFENTSLSMAAIEKLMSMPWHGNVRELKNVVERAAILSQGGEIPAEHLVPGTRESYVLNGVQKKPVKAAGNKEAEKDKVLPEEIKTFDEAQIEIIERALSASNGKIYGKDGAAALLNLKPGTLQSKMKKLGIKY from the coding sequence ATGAATAAGGCTATACCCGTATTAAATAAAACCAATCCCATCTCTGCCGAGCAGGTGCTTGAGCTCATCCTCGAAGCCCTGAGAGAGCTTGTCAATTACGAGCTCGCAGTTGTAATGCGTTTTGAAGATAATAATATTTTAAAGGTCAGGAAGGCCTTGGGGCCTCTTTCATCTAAACTCCTTGAGGATTTTACCATAAATTTAAATTCCAGAAAGGATATAGCTAAAATTTTATCCGAAAAAAAAGCCTATCTTTTTGATGAGGCAAGTCCTCATGTCGATACCTATGACGAAATAATGGAACTGCCCGAAAACCATTCTTGCTTGGTAGCTCCCCTCTACATAGGGGATAATGCTATAGGAATGATGACCTTGGATCACAGAATGTGCTCCCAGTTTACTCCCGAAATTGTCCGCTTTGTTTCTACAATTTCAAAGCTGATTTCCGTTGCCTTGGTTCAAACAGATGCATCCCAATCCCTTATTCAAAAAACCGAAAGCCTCTTGCTTGAAAGAAATGTTTTGCTCCGGTCGTCGACAAATGTTTTTAAGGACATGGTCGGAACTTCCCGGGCTTGGACTACCGTTTTGGATTCTATAAAACTGGTTGCGGCCTCGGATGTGCCTGTTTTAATTTCGGGAGAAACGGGAACGGGAAAGGAACAGGCTGCCCGCACCATTCACAGGCTTTCCAACAGGGCGGAAAAACCCTTTGTGCCCGTAAACTGCTCGGCCCTTGTGCAGAGCCTTGCCGAAAGCGAAATCTTCGGGCACGAGAAGGGGGCCTTTTCGGGTGCGGCGGCCTTGAGGAAAGGAAGGTTCGAGCTTGCCGACGGAGGAACCCTCTTTTTGGACGAGGTCGGGGATTTACCCTTTGATTTACAGCCCAAGCTTTTGCGTGTTCTTCAAGACGGAAAATTCGAGCGTGTCGGCGGGGAAAAGCCCGTTTCCGTTGATGTACGCATAATCGCTGCAACCAATGTCGATTTGGCCGAGGCTGTTGCCATGGGCCGCTTCCGTGAAGACCTTCTTTACAGGCTGGATGTTTTTCCTTTACGGCTTCCGCCATTAAGGGAAAGGGAAGATGACATAGCTCTTTTAGCTGAGCACTTTATTTCGGATATACGCAAAAGAATAGGATTTGAGAACACAAGTCTTTCTATGGCTGCTATCGAAAAACTTATGTCTATGCCTTGGCATGGAAATGTCCGCGAGCTTAAAAACGTTGTGGAGCGTGCCGCTATTCTTTCTCAGGGCGGAGAAATTCCTGCCGAGCACTTAGTTCCCGGCACAAGAGAATCCTATGTTTTAAACGGGGTACAAAAAAAGCCCGTAAAAGCCGCCGGCAATAAAGAGGCCGAAAAAGATAAGGTTTTGCCCGAAGAAATTAAGACCTTTGATGAGGCCCAAATCGAAATTATCGAAAGAGCTCTCTCAGCTTCTAACGGAAAAATTTACGGAAAAGACGGAGCCGCAGCTCTTTTAAACCTAAAACCCGGAACCCTCCAAAGCAAGATGAAAAAGCTCGGCATAAAGTATTAA
- a CDS encoding DUF2715 domain-containing protein yields the protein MNKKIFFVCLVFALVFTGMLTAKSIGLNLEAGAAYTNHQLHYFDNDTRHDGFKHQGIKSKSLFGFNLGVSYPLPKNWSVFVSTVFAFNRTFVSDTMLGAGYTFKPGKGFDLFLGGGLAFGGSVFKWSSGNVSITNRFFNIGAGINLTASFMFTNKIGMFAGISNTYYKPVSGKWSNKIGDKTTSGDIASNHMPDLAKSISGRLGVKIKL from the coding sequence ATGAACAAAAAAATATTTTTTGTTTGTCTTGTTTTTGCGTTGGTTTTTACAGGGATGCTGACAGCAAAATCAATCGGTTTAAATTTGGAAGCTGGTGCGGCTTATACAAATCATCAATTACACTATTTTGATAATGATACAAGGCATGACGGCTTTAAACATCAGGGGATAAAATCAAAAAGCTTATTCGGATTTAATTTAGGGGTATCTTACCCTCTTCCGAAAAACTGGTCAGTATTTGTAAGCACGGTATTTGCTTTTAACCGTACCTTTGTAAGCGACACAATGCTCGGTGCCGGTTATACGTTTAAACCGGGAAAGGGATTTGACCTCTTTTTGGGAGGAGGTTTAGCATTCGGCGGTTCAGTGTTTAAGTGGTCATCAGGAAATGTAAGTATCACAAATAGATTCTTTAACATAGGGGCCGGAATCAATCTTACGGCTTCATTTATGTTTACCAATAAGATCGGAATGTTTGCAGGTATTTCGAATACATACTATAAACCTGTATCAGGTAAGTGGTCGAACAAAATAGGCGACAAAACGACTTCAGGAGATATTGCATCAAATCATATGCCTGATTTAGCTAAGTCTATAAGCGGAAGACTCGGTGTAAAAATCAAATTATAA
- the serS gene encoding serine--tRNA ligase: MLDYKFIKENLEAVKQNIKNRHMNADADKAVELYDKRTALVTSLQNLQKERNDNSQSMKQKLSPEERQKLVDQGKIIKEKIAQVESDLAEAEKALHEAVSKIPNMAHPEAPVGKEDSDNLEIKRCGTVPKFAFEPKDHVQLGQDLDLIDFEAGTKVSGVKFYFLKNEAVFLEQALTMYGLNILRKHGFKPFITPDIAKEEILYGIGFNPRGEESNVYSLEGEGTCLVATAEITLGGYHADEIIKKEALPLKYCGISHCFRREAGAAGQFSKGLYRVHQFSKLEMFVYCTPEESDAVHEELRVIEEEIFTGLGIPFRVVDTCTGDLGAPAYRKWDLEAWMPGRNGGEWGEVTSTSNCTDYQARRLNIRYKDDDGKNKFLHTLNGTAIAMSRAMIAILENYQQADGSIKIPEVLVPYCGFDKIG; encoded by the coding sequence ATGTTAGATTACAAATTTATTAAAGAAAACCTTGAAGCCGTAAAACAAAATATTAAAAACCGGCACATGAATGCGGATGCCGATAAGGCTGTAGAACTGTATGATAAGCGTACTGCTCTCGTTACCTCCTTGCAGAACCTGCAAAAAGAACGTAACGATAATTCCCAATCAATGAAACAAAAGCTTAGTCCCGAAGAAAGACAAAAATTAGTCGATCAGGGGAAGATTATAAAAGAAAAAATTGCCCAAGTTGAGTCCGATTTAGCTGAGGCTGAAAAAGCCTTACACGAGGCTGTAAGCAAAATTCCGAATATGGCTCATCCCGAAGCTCCTGTCGGTAAGGAAGATTCCGATAATTTGGAAATAAAACGCTGCGGCACAGTGCCCAAGTTTGCTTTCGAACCTAAGGATCATGTTCAGCTCGGTCAAGATTTGGATCTTATCGACTTTGAAGCCGGTACAAAGGTTTCAGGCGTTAAATTCTATTTTTTAAAAAATGAGGCCGTATTTTTGGAGCAAGCCCTTACCATGTACGGGCTTAATATATTAAGAAAACACGGATTTAAGCCCTTTATCACACCCGATATAGCAAAAGAGGAAATCTTATACGGTATAGGTTTTAATCCTAGAGGGGAGGAATCAAACGTATATTCTCTTGAAGGCGAGGGCACTTGTTTGGTTGCAACTGCCGAGATTACTCTGGGAGGCTACCATGCCGATGAGATTATCAAAAAGGAAGCTCTTCCTTTAAAATACTGCGGTATTTCCCATTGTTTTAGGCGGGAAGCCGGAGCTGCAGGCCAATTTTCAAAGGGGCTTTACAGGGTACACCAGTTTTCAAAACTGGAAATGTTTGTTTACTGTACGCCGGAAGAATCGGATGCTGTCCATGAGGAGCTTCGGGTAATCGAAGAAGAAATATTCACCGGACTTGGAATCCCCTTTAGGGTTGTCGATACTTGTACAGGCGACCTTGGAGCTCCTGCTTATCGAAAGTGGGACCTGGAAGCATGGATGCCGGGAAGAAACGGGGGAGAGTGGGGAGAGGTTACTTCTACTTCAAACTGTACCGATTATCAGGCACGCCGCTTAAATATACGCTACAAGGACGATGACGGTAAAAACAAATTCTTACATACCCTAAACGGAACAGCCATTGCCATGTCCAGGGCTATGATAGCTATCTTAGAAAACTATCAGCAGGCTGACGGTTCTATTAAGATACCCGAAGTGCTTGTGCCCTATTGCGGATTTGATAAGATCGGTTAA
- a CDS encoding YraN family protein — protein sequence MDSLGSKGEKLISDWLTDKGYLILEKNWRTRTGEVDIIALDKSDQNLPCGVLVFVEVKTLLKTELSDLDLIINKKKQERIIKTAKCFLLNHRKYNKMYIRFDVVVLRSNPFLEQPFEILHLKDAFGDCYD from the coding sequence ATGGATTCTCTTGGCTCAAAAGGAGAAAAACTTATATCCGATTGGCTTACCGATAAGGGCTATCTTATCTTAGAAAAAAATTGGAGAACCCGCACAGGAGAGGTAGATATAATCGCTTTAGATAAAAGCGATCAAAATCTACCCTGCGGGGTCTTGGTTTTTGTCGAAGTAAAAACCTTATTAAAAACCGAACTATCCGATTTGGATCTTATTATCAACAAAAAAAAACAAGAACGGATTATAAAAACAGCTAAATGTTTTCTCCTAAATCATCGAAAATATAATAAGATGTATATAAGATTTGATGTGGTTGTGTTAAGGTCCAACCCTTTTTTGGAACAGCCGTTTGAGATATTACATTTAAAAGATGCCTTTGGAGATTGCTATGACTAG
- a CDS encoding HD-GYP domain-containing protein: MLKKIKTAELKIGARFSAPVFFDDGRNMFLLRGMPLSENELNTLKRWKIQYVVTSGEPVPEGETLDEEVEELSEVEDLEDLDDEVEEVQEEYPINGTKLKRTEIGEISADCILKLTQDPRSMQLHTEYLEIIKSLEKIFENFKARKPLDNMPVNYHATQLIELVRKNPPLCVGFILGTELEEDNLARSSVNTAILAIILSEALELQKNRINEITIAALLHDVGMMKIPQKILNKTETLTDIEKQAVAAHTAYGYKTAMSELMYTREIALSIMQHHERWDGKGHPNGLSGTDIDIGARIITVADAFVAMITPKSYRDLMLGYQAMKNLLADNARIFDPEIIKAMIRSVGIYPIGSIVLMNDASLARVIKSSPEAPMRPFIRILIDSTGEVLDDNSEPVDLKKNKNLFIVRAIDPRVYRNK; encoded by the coding sequence ATGTTAAAGAAAATTAAAACGGCTGAATTAAAGATTGGAGCCCGTTTTTCGGCTCCCGTGTTTTTTGATGACGGGCGAAACATGTTTCTTTTAAGGGGTATGCCGTTAAGCGAAAATGAGTTAAATACTTTAAAAAGGTGGAAAATCCAATATGTAGTTACATCAGGAGAACCCGTACCTGAGGGAGAAACCTTAGACGAAGAAGTAGAAGAGCTTAGTGAAGTAGAAGATCTTGAAGATTTGGATGATGAAGTCGAAGAAGTTCAGGAAGAATATCCCATAAACGGCACTAAACTTAAAAGAACAGAAATAGGAGAGATTTCTGCTGACTGTATTCTAAAACTTACACAAGACCCCCGCTCAATGCAGCTCCATACCGAATATTTGGAAATTATAAAGAGCCTTGAAAAAATATTTGAAAATTTCAAAGCCAGAAAACCGTTGGATAATATGCCTGTAAATTATCACGCAACACAGTTGATAGAACTTGTCAGAAAAAATCCCCCTCTTTGTGTGGGTTTTATATTGGGCACCGAGCTTGAAGAAGATAATTTGGCCAGATCCTCAGTAAATACGGCTATCTTAGCCATAATTTTAAGCGAAGCTCTTGAACTTCAAAAAAATAGAATTAACGAAATAACTATTGCAGCCCTCTTACACGATGTCGGTATGATGAAAATCCCTCAAAAAATCCTCAATAAAACAGAAACCCTGACTGATATTGAAAAGCAGGCTGTTGCAGCTCATACTGCATACGGTTATAAGACAGCCATGAGTGAGCTCATGTACACAAGAGAAATTGCCTTGAGCATCATGCAGCATCACGAAAGGTGGGATGGAAAGGGCCATCCTAACGGTCTTTCCGGAACCGATATCGATATAGGAGCAAGAATTATAACCGTAGCCGATGCCTTTGTTGCAATGATAACACCTAAGTCATACCGAGATCTAATGCTGGGATATCAAGCCATGAAAAACCTGCTCGCAGATAATGCACGCATTTTTGATCCCGAAATAATAAAGGCTATGATTAGAAGTGTGGGAATTTATCCTATCGGCTCCATTGTTTTAATGAATGATGCTTCTCTTGCCAGAGTAATTAAAAGCTCACCGGAAGCACCGATGCGCCCCTTCATCCGTATCCTGATTGACTCAACAGGAGAGGTTTTAGATGATAATTCGGAGCCCGTAGATTTAAAGAAAAATAAAAATCTTTTTATAGTTCGAGCTATCGATCCAAGGGTTTACAGAAATAAATAA
- a CDS encoding EscU/YscU/HrcU family type III secretion system export apparatus switch protein — translation MTKIDKKKVDCAVALSYALKAKAPIITASGKGLTAKKIKETAERNGIKIVEDEPLANILIHHEIGSCIPEYTYKAVAAIFAFLLKKD, via the coding sequence ATGACAAAAATTGATAAAAAAAAAGTTGATTGCGCAGTAGCTCTTAGTTATGCTTTAAAGGCAAAGGCGCCGATAATTACGGCATCAGGGAAGGGGCTGACAGCAAAAAAAATCAAAGAGACGGCAGAACGTAACGGAATTAAAATTGTAGAAGATGAACCCTTGGCAAACATTCTTATTCATCACGAGATAGGTTCATGTATTCCGGAGTATACATATAAAGCTGTAGCCGCTATCTTTGCTTTTTTGCTGAAAAAGGATTAA
- a CDS encoding Do family serine endopeptidase — protein sequence MRKLKNPFSATAGILLIILFSVFLLSARCSSNPENAATVYADSGLRTELSKESVSALEALQRANRELTSMILPSVVTLDVIETRKVQNNIDGFPWFFFNRPQDQKEGQGEREYEAEGMGSGVIVRKTGKTYYALTNQHVTGNAKTISVILYNGDKVQGKLVGSDQRKDVALVSFDYDKDLRVAVLGDSNTVQVGDLTYAIGAPMGYVSTVTSGIVSAVGRSGGPNRNNINDFIQTDAAINQGNSGGPLVNIYGEVIGINNWIVSSSGGSQGLAFSIPINNLKKAIDDFINSGEIKYGWLGVQLLEINDKFRESLKLKDIEGAFAGQVFLGSPADKGGIKPGDYITEVNSTKVKNVDDILRIIADLKPGESSSFKILRRGKEISAAVKIEERDEKNVADSSKLWPGFVPSPLTDEIIKQLELKKGQNGVLVTSLQPKSPAAVMSLQPGDLIVSVNGKDIKDVLSFYEELSNTKGEIWFDFIREGHNLVTPKIKR from the coding sequence ATGCGTAAATTAAAAAATCCATTTTCAGCAACGGCCGGAATTTTATTGATTATACTTTTTTCGGTGTTTCTTCTTTCCGCCCGCTGTTCAAGCAATCCCGAAAATGCGGCAACGGTATATGCCGATTCCGGTCTAAGAACGGAACTGAGCAAAGAGTCTGTTTCTGCCCTTGAAGCCCTTCAAAGAGCAAATCGTGAGCTTACCTCGATGATTTTACCCTCGGTAGTCACCCTTGATGTTATCGAAACAAGAAAGGTACAAAACAATATAGACGGTTTTCCTTGGTTTTTCTTTAACCGCCCTCAGGATCAAAAAGAAGGTCAGGGCGAAAGGGAGTATGAAGCCGAAGGCATGGGCTCAGGAGTCATCGTAAGAAAGACGGGAAAGACCTATTATGCTTTAACAAACCAGCACGTTACCGGCAATGCCAAGACAATCTCGGTTATCCTTTATAACGGGGATAAGGTTCAAGGTAAATTGGTCGGTTCCGATCAGAGGAAGGATGTTGCCCTTGTTTCCTTCGATTATGATAAAGATTTGAGGGTTGCCGTTTTAGGAGACTCAAATACCGTACAGGTTGGCGATCTTACATATGCAATCGGAGCGCCCATGGGTTATGTATCGACTGTTACAAGCGGTATTGTAAGTGCGGTAGGCCGTTCAGGCGGACCGAACAGAAATAACATAAACGATTTTATCCAAACCGATGCAGCTATAAATCAAGGCAACTCAGGAGGCCCCCTCGTAAATATTTACGGTGAGGTTATAGGCATAAACAACTGGATTGTTTCATCGAGCGGCGGCTCCCAAGGTCTTGCCTTTTCGATTCCTATCAATAACCTTAAAAAGGCTATTGACGATTTTATTAATTCCGGTGAAATCAAATACGGCTGGCTCGGTGTTCAGCTTCTTGAGATAAACGATAAGTTTAGAGAAAGCTTAAAATTAAAGGATATTGAAGGCGCCTTTGCAGGACAGGTGTTTTTAGGCTCGCCTGCAGATAAGGGCGGCATCAAACCCGGTGATTATATTACCGAGGTCAATTCAACAAAGGTTAAAAATGTTGACGATATTTTGCGCATTATTGCCGACTTAAAACCGGGAGAAAGCTCATCGTTTAAGATTTTACGCAGGGGAAAAGAGATATCCGCTGCGGTAAAGATTGAAGAAAGGGATGAAAAAAACGTAGCCGATTCATCTAAACTTTGGCCGGGCTTTGTTCCTTCACCATTAACGGACGAGATTATAAAACAATTAGAGCTTAAAAAAGGTCAAAACGGTGTACTGGTAACAAGTTTACAGCCTAAGAGCCCTGCTGCCGTTATGAGCTTGCAGCCCGGCGATCTTATAGTAAGTGTAAACGGAAAAGATATTAAAGATGTTTTAAGCTTTTATGAGGAGCTTTCAAACACGAAGGGTGAAATTTGGTTTGACTTTATAAGAGAAGGTCACAATCTGGTTACCCCTAAGATTAAACGATAA
- the lnt gene encoding apolipoprotein N-acyltransferase, with the protein MHFFLSFFSIFASSALFSLGIPNEFLNSGSPFAGFAGLILLYYTFLNCGSHKRAALLYGFFAAFVNFMSSFWLAFFEDFAIFTLGASTLAYFFMAMPFGFLLYHGLQKNKNLRPFFFASVWLLWEISKSTGFLAYPWGTAPMICFNLKPLIQFIDITGVWGLSFIVPLIAACLGEILQSYALSANSAGFLKNLDEIKRPLIFTSFLVLIINIYGIKILFTEMQPKTFLNTVIVQQNTDPWDNSRFEENLKTSQNLSRKAILPADKKPDLIVWSESSLIAPYKDNEDFYGFIPYRDPFIRFLAETGSPILVGSPYVDGEKQYNSAYLLSSQGEIIDVYSKIQLVPFAEYIPFIDNPLVARFFDKLVGFSSGWNPGTEYKVFSIKNSEGKTVKFTAPICFEDAFPSVCLNLHNAGSEVLINITNDSWSKTKSAEYQHFVVAHFRAIELRTTLVRSTNSGYSVVVDPKGKILADLPLFEAGSLYTEVPIYEHTKTFYASYKDWFPIGIFLILIFNMILEFNQRHLKKEG; encoded by the coding sequence ATGCACTTTTTTTTATCTTTTTTTAGTATTTTTGCATCATCAGCCCTATTTTCTCTCGGAATCCCCAATGAATTCTTAAATTCAGGCTCTCCCTTTGCCGGTTTTGCAGGTTTGATTCTGTTATATTATACATTCCTTAATTGCGGCTCACATAAAAGAGCGGCCCTTTTATACGGATTTTTTGCCGCCTTTGTAAATTTTATGTCAAGCTTTTGGCTTGCTTTTTTTGAAGATTTTGCAATATTTACGCTAGGAGCCAGTACCCTTGCATATTTTTTTATGGCCATGCCCTTCGGTTTTTTACTTTATCATGGTCTTCAAAAAAATAAAAATTTACGCCCGTTCTTCTTCGCCTCAGTTTGGCTCCTCTGGGAAATTTCCAAATCTACAGGTTTTTTAGCCTATCCTTGGGGAACAGCTCCGATGATCTGCTTTAACTTAAAGCCCCTTATTCAGTTTATAGACATAACGGGAGTTTGGGGACTTTCCTTTATTGTCCCCCTTATTGCAGCCTGCTTAGGTGAAATTTTACAAAGCTATGCCCTTTCGGCAAATTCAGCCGGTTTTCTTAAAAACTTAGACGAAATTAAACGCCCCCTTATTTTTACCTCTTTTTTGGTTTTAATTATCAACATTTACGGGATAAAAATTTTATTCACCGAAATGCAGCCTAAAACCTTTTTAAACACCGTGATAGTCCAGCAAAACACGGATCCTTGGGACAATTCCCGGTTTGAAGAAAATCTAAAAACCTCTCAAAATTTAAGCCGTAAGGCGATCTTACCGGCAGACAAAAAACCGGACCTCATCGTTTGGAGCGAATCATCCCTGATAGCTCCATACAAGGACAATGAGGATTTTTACGGATTTATCCCTTACAGAGATCCTTTTATACGCTTTTTAGCCGAGACAGGCTCTCCCATCTTAGTAGGTTCCCCATATGTAGACGGAGAAAAGCAATATAACTCAGCCTATCTTTTATCTTCTCAAGGAGAAATTATAGACGTTTATTCAAAAATACAGCTCGTACCCTTTGCCGAGTATATTCCCTTTATAGATAATCCTCTTGTTGCCCGTTTTTTTGATAAGCTGGTCGGCTTTTCTTCAGGATGGAATCCGGGAACTGAATATAAGGTATTTAGTATCAAAAATTCGGAAGGAAAGACAGTCAAATTTACGGCCCCTATATGCTTTGAAGATGCCTTTCCTTCAGTCTGTCTTAATTTACACAATGCGGGAAGTGAGGTTCTTATAAACATAACAAATGACTCTTGGTCCAAAACAAAGAGTGCCGAATATCAGCATTTTGTAGTAGCTCACTTTAGAGCCATAGAGCTTAGAACAACTTTGGTGCGCTCAACCAACTCAGGCTACTCTGTAGTTGTAGACCCCAAAGGAAAGATTTTAGCAGATCTTCCCTTATTTGAAGCCGGCTCCCTTTATACGGAAGTTCCCATTTATGAGCACACAAAAACATTTTATGCTTCTTATAAGGATTGGTTTCCTATCGGTATCTTTTTAATATTGATTTTTAACATGATATTGGAATTTAATCAAAGGCACCTAAAAAAGGAGGGCTAA